One segment of Aquimarina sp. BL5 DNA contains the following:
- a CDS encoding aldo/keto reductase gives MKYSTLPNTDIKVSKICLGSMTWGEQNTESEGHEQIEYAISQGVNFIDTAELYSVPAKKETQGSTERVIGSWLKKHGKRDEVVIASKIVGPAEFSKHIRKGDFSKQEIADAIHKSLERLQTDYIDLYQLHWPERQTNYFGKLGYTHDEDDSWKDNFAKVLEHLDGFVKEGKIRHIGVSNETPYGLMRYTEEARKGAPKMITVQNPYNLLNRKDEIGLAEILHRENIGHLPYSPLGFGMLTGKYLEEIPKNSRVDLFPNYNRYMNENSYKATRLYNEIAKKHNISLTQLSLAFVNQQPFVTSNIIGATTVEQLTENIGSIHLTLSDEIINEINEVHAQIPNPAP, from the coding sequence ATGAAGTATAGTACATTACCAAATACGGATATAAAGGTTAGTAAAATATGTTTGGGCTCTATGACTTGGGGGGAACAGAATACAGAATCCGAAGGTCATGAGCAAATTGAGTACGCAATTAGTCAAGGGGTTAATTTTATAGATACCGCTGAGTTATATTCTGTACCTGCTAAAAAAGAAACACAGGGAAGTACAGAACGCGTTATAGGAAGTTGGCTAAAAAAACATGGCAAAAGAGATGAAGTGGTTATTGCATCTAAAATTGTAGGACCTGCGGAGTTTTCGAAACACATAAGAAAAGGAGACTTTAGCAAGCAAGAGATTGCCGATGCTATACATAAAAGTTTAGAAAGATTACAAACTGATTACATAGATTTATATCAATTACATTGGCCTGAAAGACAGACTAATTATTTTGGTAAACTTGGATATACTCATGATGAGGATGATAGCTGGAAGGATAATTTTGCAAAAGTTTTGGAGCACCTTGATGGTTTTGTAAAAGAAGGAAAGATTCGACACATTGGAGTTTCTAACGAAACACCATATGGCCTTATGAGATATACAGAAGAAGCTAGAAAAGGAGCTCCTAAGATGATTACTGTACAGAATCCATATAATTTACTAAACCGAAAGGATGAAATAGGTCTTGCAGAGATTTTACATCGTGAAAATATCGGTCATTTACCTTATTCTCCGCTAGGGTTTGGGATGCTGACTGGTAAGTATCTTGAAGAAATTCCAAAAAATTCCAGAGTTGATCTTTTTCCTAATTATAATAGGTATATGAATGAGAATAGCTATAAGGCAACTAGGCTATATAACGAAATTGCTAAAAAACATAATATCAGTTTAACACAATTGTCACTAGCGTTCGTAAATCAACAACCTTTTGTAACAAGTAATATAATTGGAGCAACTACTGTAGAACAGCTTACGGAAAACATTGGTAGTATTCATCTTACTTTGTCTGATGAAATTATCAACGAAATAAATGAAGTTCATGCGCAGATTCCTAATCCAGCACCATAA
- the radA gene encoding DNA repair protein RadA, whose protein sequence is MAKTKTVFFCQNCGSQYAKWQGQCTSCKEWNTIAEEVVQKAEKNDWKAPNTSSKERRVSKPLKISEIDTSHEARYNTDDAELNRVLGGGLVPGSLTLLGGEPGIGKSTLLLQISLKLPYKTLYVSGEESQKQIKMRAERIHSKTDNCLILTETKTQNIFRQIETTEPDIVIIDSIQTLHSDYIESSAGSISQIRECTTELIKFAKETATPVILIGHITKDGNIAGPKILEHMVDTVLQFEGDRNHVYRILRALKNRFGSTSELGIYEMLGSGLREVSNPSEILISKKEEELSGTVIAATVEGMRPLMIEIQALVSTAVYGTPQRSATGYNLKRLNMILAVLEKRAGFRLGAKDVFLNITGGISVDDPAIDLAVVAAILSSNEDIPIAKDYCFAAEVGLAGEIRPINKVEQRIQEAEKLGFSTIFVSKYNKISRKNTQINIQLVAKIEDVVEYLFG, encoded by the coding sequence ATGGCCAAAACCAAAACTGTCTTTTTCTGCCAGAACTGCGGTTCTCAATACGCTAAATGGCAAGGACAATGTACTTCTTGCAAAGAATGGAATACCATTGCAGAAGAAGTTGTGCAGAAAGCTGAAAAAAATGATTGGAAAGCCCCTAACACATCATCAAAAGAACGCCGAGTCTCGAAACCTTTAAAAATCTCTGAGATTGACACTAGCCATGAGGCTAGATATAATACAGACGATGCTGAACTAAACAGGGTTCTTGGTGGGGGATTGGTTCCAGGATCACTTACATTATTAGGAGGAGAGCCAGGAATTGGAAAAAGTACATTGTTATTACAGATTAGCTTAAAACTACCTTATAAAACCCTATATGTTTCTGGCGAAGAAAGTCAAAAACAAATAAAAATGCGCGCAGAGCGCATACACTCTAAAACAGACAACTGTCTGATTCTTACTGAAACTAAAACCCAAAATATTTTCAGGCAAATTGAAACTACAGAACCGGATATTGTTATTATCGACTCCATACAAACCCTACATAGTGATTATATAGAAAGTAGTGCTGGTAGTATTTCTCAAATAAGAGAATGCACCACAGAGCTCATTAAATTTGCTAAAGAAACAGCAACTCCAGTAATTCTTATTGGTCATATCACAAAAGATGGAAATATAGCTGGGCCTAAAATACTAGAGCACATGGTAGACACAGTACTTCAGTTCGAAGGAGATCGAAACCACGTATATAGAATTCTAAGAGCCTTGAAAAACCGTTTTGGCTCTACATCAGAATTAGGAATTTATGAAATGTTAGGTAGTGGCCTTAGAGAAGTGAGTAATCCTAGTGAAATTCTAATCTCTAAAAAAGAAGAAGAATTAAGTGGAACTGTCATTGCAGCCACCGTAGAAGGTATGCGACCATTGATGATAGAAATACAGGCGCTGGTAAGCACGGCAGTTTATGGTACCCCCCAACGAAGTGCTACAGGATACAATCTTAAACGATTAAATATGATCCTTGCTGTACTCGAAAAACGAGCTGGTTTCAGATTAGGTGCTAAGGATGTATTCCTGAATATTACTGGCGGTATTTCTGTAGATGATCCAGCTATTGATCTTGCCGTTGTTGCCGCTATATTATCATCTAACGAAGATATCCCAATTGCCAAAGATTATTGTTTTGCCGCAGAAGTTGGACTTGCCGGTGAAATTAGACCTATAAACAAAGTAGAGCAAAGAATACAAGAAGCCGAAAAATTAGGTTTCTCGACTATTTTTGTGTCTAAATACAATAAAATTTCTCGAAAAAACACACAGATCAACATTCAATTAGTTGCCAAAATTGAAGACGTGGTAGAATATCTGTTTGGTTAA
- a CDS encoding alpha/beta hydrolase, which translates to MKKSIFLILISIFSSISYGQVKYETFRSIKLDQNRDLKIQLPRNYEKNEDKTYPVIIVLDGDHLFEPVAGNVDYFSYWEDMPESIVVGVLQRKTREDDCRYDLASYLPEGKGAEFFEFIGQELLPYIEETYRTAQLKMIVGHDYTSNFINYFLFKENPIFQAYINLSPELAPPMEERIFNVLNGANSDVWYYLATATNDADKIKKNLISVNEKLSTIENPEVNYFFDNFDESSHYTLVGRGIPKALETIFEMYRPISKKTYKEDILTLETSLYDYLVDIYDTTEKLYGINRQIRVNDFIAISTAIEKKELWEELEPLGKLAIKEHPETMLGYYYLGLGYEQLGEPKKAMRAYENGFLLNEIAFLTKDYMLEKVNKIKEDFGY; encoded by the coding sequence ATGAAGAAAAGTATATTTTTAATTCTTATATCCATCTTTAGCTCGATCTCTTATGGTCAAGTAAAATACGAAACATTTAGATCTATTAAACTGGATCAGAACCGAGATTTAAAAATCCAATTGCCTCGTAATTATGAAAAAAATGAAGATAAAACGTATCCCGTAATTATCGTATTAGATGGTGATCATTTATTCGAACCAGTTGCTGGTAATGTAGATTATTTCTCATATTGGGAAGATATGCCTGAATCTATCGTAGTTGGTGTTCTTCAGAGAAAAACAAGAGAAGATGATTGTAGATATGATTTAGCTAGTTATTTACCTGAAGGTAAAGGAGCTGAATTTTTTGAATTTATTGGTCAGGAATTGTTACCATATATCGAAGAAACGTATAGAACTGCTCAGCTAAAAATGATAGTTGGTCACGACTACACCTCTAATTTTATTAATTATTTCTTATTTAAAGAAAACCCAATCTTTCAGGCGTATATCAATCTAAGCCCTGAGTTAGCCCCTCCTATGGAAGAGCGAATTTTTAATGTCCTAAATGGTGCAAATTCAGACGTATGGTATTACTTAGCAACTGCTACTAATGATGCAGATAAAATCAAGAAAAATTTAATCTCTGTAAATGAAAAGTTGTCCACTATAGAAAATCCTGAGGTTAATTATTTCTTTGATAATTTTGATGAATCTTCTCATTACACTTTGGTTGGTAGAGGAATACCAAAAGCTCTGGAAACTATTTTCGAAATGTATCGCCCTATTAGCAAAAAAACCTATAAGGAAGATATTCTTACTTTGGAAACATCATTATATGATTATCTTGTAGATATCTATGATACTACCGAAAAATTATACGGAATCAACCGCCAAATTAGAGTAAATGATTTCATAGCAATTTCTACAGCTATAGAGAAAAAGGAGCTTTGGGAAGAGTTAGAGCCTCTTGGTAAATTAGCTATTAAAGAACATCCAGAAACTATGTTAGGATACTACTATCTTGGCTTAGGTTATGAGCAACTTGGAGAGCCTAAAAAAGCAATGAGAGCTTATGAAAATGGGTTTTTACTTAATGAAATAGCTTTTCTTACTAAGGATTACATGTTAGAAAAGGTTAATAAAATAAAAGAAGATTTCGGTTATTAA
- a CDS encoding lysylphosphatidylglycerol synthase transmembrane domain-containing protein, which translates to MNPKFIKFLKIILPLMLGVFLIWYFLSSATPEYRTKLLQNIKNADPIWVLVSLTLGIISHISRAYRWKFLLNPLGYNPKLHNSFMAVMVGYLSNLGVPRSGEVLRGFTASTYEKIPFEKAFGTIVSERITDLIMLIIVTTMAGILQTEYLLNFLEEKNINPLLTLGIILSLILIGFLGLKILQKSSNKWIVKIKDFGMGLLDGMKSIFSMKQKWAFLFHTILIWFLYVLMFYVIKFAVPNLDNASIGVILVAFVVGSFSMSTTNGGIGILPFPIVVGAVFIFFGFEKSDGEAFGWILWGSQTAINIIVGALSFLFLPILNREKKT; encoded by the coding sequence GTGAATCCTAAATTCATAAAGTTTTTAAAAATAATACTCCCGCTGATGTTGGGAGTTTTTTTAATTTGGTATTTTCTCAGTTCTGCAACTCCAGAATACAGAACTAAATTATTACAAAATATTAAAAATGCCGATCCAATTTGGGTACTAGTATCACTTACATTAGGTATCATATCTCATATCTCCAGAGCATATCGCTGGAAATTTTTATTAAATCCTCTTGGTTACAATCCTAAGCTACACAATAGTTTTATGGCAGTAATGGTAGGTTACCTATCCAATCTAGGAGTCCCCAGATCTGGTGAAGTGTTAAGAGGTTTTACGGCATCCACTTATGAAAAAATTCCTTTTGAAAAAGCTTTCGGAACCATCGTTTCAGAAAGGATAACTGATTTAATTATGCTTATCATAGTAACCACTATGGCAGGTATTCTACAGACGGAGTATTTACTTAACTTTCTTGAAGAAAAAAACATTAATCCTTTACTTACACTTGGGATCATTCTATCTCTAATACTTATTGGTTTTTTAGGACTAAAAATTCTCCAAAAGTCTTCCAACAAATGGATTGTAAAAATTAAAGATTTCGGGATGGGTTTATTAGATGGAATGAAAAGCATCTTCTCTATGAAGCAAAAATGGGCTTTCCTTTTTCATACTATCCTGATATGGTTTTTATACGTATTAATGTTTTATGTTATAAAATTTGCTGTCCCAAATTTAGATAATGCTTCTATAGGAGTAATTCTTGTGGCTTTTGTAGTTGGCTCTTTTTCTATGTCCACTACGAATGGAGGTATTGGGATATTACCTTTTCCAATTGTTGTCGGAGCTGTATTTATTTTTTTTGGTTTCGAAAAAAGTGATGGAGAAGCTTTTGGCTGGATTTTGTGGGGTTCTCAAACTGCAATAAATATTATCGTTGGTGCGTTATCATTTTTATTCCTGCCGATTTTAAATAGAGAAAAAAAAACTTAA
- the panD gene encoding aspartate 1-decarboxylase, which translates to MFVHVVKSKIHRVKVTGADLNYIGSITIDEDLMDAANIIEGEKVQIVNNNNGERLETYAIPGPRNSGEITLNGAAARKVAKGDILILITYAMMDIEAAKKFKPSLLFPNEENNLLK; encoded by the coding sequence ATGTTTGTACACGTTGTAAAATCAAAAATTCATCGCGTTAAGGTAACAGGTGCTGACCTAAATTATATAGGTAGTATTACTATTGACGAAGATTTAATGGATGCCGCTAATATCATAGAAGGAGAAAAGGTACAGATCGTTAATAATAATAACGGTGAACGCCTAGAAACTTATGCTATTCCAGGACCTAGAAATAGCGGAGAAATTACACTAAATGGAGCAGCTGCCAGAAAAGTCGCTAAAGGAGATATATTAATTCTTATCACTTACGCAATGATGGATATTGAAGCTGCTAAAAAGTTTAAACCATCATTGTTGTTTCCTAATGAGGAAAACAACTTACTAAAGTAA